One Sphingomonas sp. FARSPH DNA segment encodes these proteins:
- the purH gene encoding bifunctional phosphoribosylaminoimidazolecarboxamide formyltransferase/IMP cyclohydrolase — MSTIPIRRALLSVSDKTGIVDLARDLAAKGVELVSTGGTAKALREAGLDVRDVSDLTGFPEMMDGRVKTLHPMVHGGLLAVRDDAAHAAAMQEHGIGAIDLVVVNLYPFEATVARGADRDTVIENIDIGGPSMVRSAAKNHAYVAIVTDPADYAALASGETNLAQRRRFAAKAFAATAAYDGAIARWFGIVDQGEAFPRVLPLTLTRAAPLRYGENPHQSAAFYTAGDGVAGIGQARQVQGKELSYNNLNDADAALELVAEFRDAAPTCVIVKHANPCGVATADSLEAAYAEAFACDTVSAFGGIIAVNRPLDGATARAITGIFTEVVVAPDADDEAIALFAAKKNLRLLLTGDLPDPRRGGLFAKSIAGGWLVQDRDAGVPGDLTVVTRRQPTPQELADCRFAWTVAKHVKSNAIVYAKDGATAGVGAGQMNRLESARIAAWKAKDAADKAGWARPRTIGSAVASDAFFPFADGLMAAVEAGATAVIQPGGSIRDDEVIAAADAAGLAMVFTGMRHFRH; from the coding sequence ATGTCGACGATCCCCATCCGCCGCGCCCTGCTCTCCGTGTCCGACAAGACGGGCATCGTCGACCTCGCGCGCGATCTTGCGGCGAAGGGGGTCGAACTGGTGTCGACGGGCGGCACCGCCAAGGCGCTGCGCGAGGCGGGTCTGGACGTGCGCGACGTCAGCGACCTGACCGGCTTTCCGGAGATGATGGACGGGCGTGTCAAGACGTTGCACCCGATGGTGCACGGCGGGCTGCTCGCGGTGCGCGACGATGCCGCGCATGCCGCGGCGATGCAGGAGCACGGGATCGGCGCGATCGACCTCGTCGTCGTCAACCTCTACCCGTTCGAGGCGACCGTCGCGCGCGGTGCGGATCGCGACACGGTGATCGAGAATATCGACATCGGCGGCCCGAGCATGGTGCGCTCCGCCGCGAAGAACCACGCCTATGTCGCGATCGTCACCGATCCGGCGGATTATGCCGCGCTGGCGAGCGGCGAGACGAACCTGGCGCAGCGCCGGCGGTTCGCGGCCAAGGCGTTCGCCGCGACCGCCGCCTATGACGGCGCGATCGCGCGCTGGTTCGGCATCGTCGACCAGGGCGAGGCGTTCCCGCGCGTCCTGCCGCTGACGCTGACGCGCGCCGCACCCCTACGCTATGGCGAGAATCCGCATCAGTCGGCGGCGTTCTATACCGCGGGCGACGGCGTCGCCGGGATCGGCCAGGCGCGGCAGGTGCAGGGCAAGGAACTGTCGTACAACAACCTCAACGATGCGGACGCTGCGCTGGAGCTGGTCGCCGAGTTCCGTGACGCGGCGCCGACCTGCGTGATCGTCAAGCACGCCAATCCGTGCGGCGTCGCCACCGCGGACAGCCTGGAGGCGGCCTATGCCGAGGCGTTCGCGTGCGACACGGTGTCGGCGTTCGGCGGGATCATCGCGGTCAACCGCCCGCTGGACGGCGCGACCGCGCGCGCGATCACCGGCATCTTCACCGAAGTCGTCGTCGCGCCGGATGCCGATGACGAAGCGATCGCGCTGTTCGCCGCGAAGAAGAACCTGCGTCTGCTGCTGACCGGCGACCTGCCCGATCCGCGGCGGGGCGGTCTGTTCGCCAAGTCGATCGCGGGCGGCTGGCTGGTGCAGGATCGCGACGCGGGCGTGCCGGGCGACCTGACCGTCGTGACCAGGCGCCAGCCGACGCCGCAGGAGCTGGCCGATTGCCGCTTTGCCTGGACGGTGGCGAAGCACGTCAAGTCGAACGCGATCGTCTATGCCAAGGACGGCGCGACCGCGGGCGTCGGCGCGGGCCAGATGAACCGGCTGGAATCGGCGCGGATCGCGGCGTGGAAGGCGAAGGATGCGGCGGACAAGGCGGGCTGGGCAAGGCCGCGCACGATCGGTTCGGCGGTGGCGTCGGACGCGTTCTTCCCGTTTGCCGACGGGCTGA
- a CDS encoding DUF1674 domain-containing protein, whose amino-acid sequence MGQRPAHLKPPAYLSKNPPVPKPQATDRPAEDPLGKDPVRYGDWELKGIAIDF is encoded by the coding sequence ATGGGCCAACGCCCCGCGCACCTGAAGCCGCCCGCCTATCTGTCGAAGAACCCGCCGGTGCCCAAGCCGCAGGCGACCGATCGCCCGGCGGAGGATCCGCTCGGCAAGGACCCCGTCCGCTACGGCGACTGGGAGCTGAAGGGTATCGCGATCGATTTCTGA
- the rpe gene encoding ribulose-phosphate 3-epimerase: protein MPQPVRIAPSILSADFAKLGEEVRAIDAAGADWIHIDVMDGHFVPNITIGPAVVKALRPHTTKPFDVHLMISPVDAYLDAFAEAGADTLTVHPEAGPHVHRTVQHIKSLGKRAGVVLNPATPAKMLDYLIDMVDLVLVMSVNPGFGGQSFIDSQLRKIAAIRKMIDASGRAIDLEVDGGVDAGHAKRCIEAGADALVAGTAVFRGGPGAYAANIAALRG from the coding sequence ATGCCGCAGCCCGTCCGTATCGCCCCATCGATCCTGTCCGCCGATTTCGCCAAGCTGGGCGAGGAAGTCCGCGCGATCGATGCGGCGGGGGCGGATTGGATCCATATCGACGTGATGGACGGGCATTTCGTGCCCAACATCACGATCGGCCCGGCGGTGGTGAAGGCGCTGCGCCCGCACACGACCAAGCCGTTCGACGTCCACCTGATGATCTCTCCGGTCGATGCGTATCTGGACGCCTTTGCCGAAGCGGGCGCCGACACGCTGACCGTCCATCCCGAGGCGGGGCCGCACGTCCACCGCACCGTCCAGCACATCAAGTCGCTGGGCAAGCGCGCCGGCGTCGTGCTCAACCCGGCGACGCCCGCCAAGATGCTCGATTACCTGATCGACATGGTCGACCTGGTGCTGGTGATGAGCGTCAATCCCGGCTTCGGCGGACAGAGCTTCATCGACAGCCAGCTGAGGAAGATCGCCGCAATCCGCAAGATGATCGATGCGAGCGGCCGCGCGATCGACCTAGAGGTCGACGGCGGCGTCGATGCGGGCCACGCCAAGCGCTGCATCGAGGCAGGGGCGGACGCGCTGGTCGCGGGCACCGCGGTGTTCCGGGGCGGGCCCGGCGCCTATGCGGCGAACATCGCGGCCTTGCGGGGATGA
- a CDS encoding transcription antitermination factor NusB: MARPPFGKNSAPAKSAEPLGTASRRAALRLLDAVLRRGEPLEAALVTATRHIYGPDRGLAHAIAAEVLRRLPDLDAMIDSVTERPLPDDAKARMALRIALVQALVLGTPHHAAISTVLPLVEGGPRKLVHGVFGAIVRAGVLLPETPTLPPSVEARWQGTWGEAMVAGAEAAIAAPPPLDLSLADAGETAHWAAALGGTSLMPGHVRLHDPAPVADLPGYAEGAWWVQDIAASIPARLLAEQGGEGARAIDLCAAPGGKTLQLAAAGYGVAAVDVSPSRIKRLRENLFRTRLKAEVIAADVLLWQPDAPVDAVLIDAPCSATGIFRRHPDVLYRAHDRVVAEMAALQARIFARAADWVKPGGSLVYATCSLERAEGEDQLARFLSARDDYAIDPPGAETLPAGVPVAEGGYVRTLPGMLAEAGGCDGFFIARLRRRG; the protein is encoded by the coding sequence TTGGCCCGTCCCCCCTTCGGTAAAAATTCCGCCCCGGCGAAGAGCGCCGAACCGCTCGGCACGGCGAGCCGGCGCGCCGCGCTGAGGCTGCTCGACGCGGTACTGCGGCGGGGCGAACCGCTGGAGGCCGCGCTGGTGACGGCGACGCGGCATATCTACGGTCCCGACCGGGGCCTTGCCCATGCGATCGCGGCGGAGGTGCTGCGCCGGCTGCCCGACCTCGACGCGATGATCGATTCGGTGACCGAGCGGCCGTTACCCGACGATGCCAAGGCGCGCATGGCGCTGCGCATCGCTTTGGTGCAGGCGCTGGTGCTCGGCACGCCGCATCATGCCGCGATCTCCACCGTCCTACCGCTGGTCGAGGGGGGACCGCGCAAGCTGGTGCACGGCGTGTTCGGCGCGATCGTGCGCGCGGGCGTGCTGCTGCCCGAGACGCCGACGCTGCCGCCGTCGGTCGAGGCGCGCTGGCAGGGCACATGGGGCGAGGCGATGGTGGCGGGGGCGGAAGCCGCGATCGCCGCGCCGCCGCCGCTCGACCTCAGCCTCGCCGATGCCGGCGAGACCGCGCACTGGGCGGCGGCGCTGGGCGGCACCAGCCTGATGCCCGGCCACGTCCGGCTGCACGACCCCGCGCCCGTCGCCGACCTGCCCGGCTATGCCGAGGGAGCCTGGTGGGTGCAGGATATCGCCGCGTCGATCCCCGCGCGACTGCTCGCCGAGCAGGGCGGCGAAGGGGCGCGCGCGATCGACCTGTGCGCGGCGCCGGGGGGCAAGACGCTGCAGCTCGCCGCGGCCGGTTACGGCGTCGCGGCGGTCGACGTCTCGCCGAGCCGGATCAAGCGACTGCGCGAGAACCTGTTCCGCACGCGACTGAAGGCGGAAGTGATCGCCGCCGACGTCTTGCTGTGGCAGCCGGACGCGCCCGTCGACGCGGTGCTGATCGATGCGCCGTGCAGCGCGACGGGCATCTTCCGCCGCCATCCCGACGTCCTCTACCGCGCGCACGATCGCGTCGTCGCGGAGATGGCGGCGTTGCAGGCGCGCATCTTCGCGCGGGCTGCGGATTGGGTGAAGCCGGGCGGCAGCCTGGTCTATGCGACGTGCAGCCTGGAACGCGCGGAGGGCGAGGACCAGCTGGCGCGGTTCCTGAGCGCGCGCGACGATTATGCGATCGACCCGCCGGGGGCGGAGACGCTGCCCGCCGGGGTGCCGGTGGCCGAGGGCGGTTATGTGCGCACGCTGCCGGGGATGCTGGCGGAGGCGGGTGGGTGCGACGGGTTCTTCATCGCGCGGTTGCGGCGGCGGGGGTGA
- a CDS encoding heparinase II/III family protein, which translates to MNEDLPPNLAPDSIQEGRRLMRVGGDRGLSLAERLSEHFHRLTWRTPIHGMRLKGRYPLKLIAVPDDPILGDVKRGQALLRGEIAFRGAAQPIDGFDFRRRDWGAPFADYVHSFAWLRDLSTVATRAQGSPIAEHLMGRWLADYADKVDALAWRPDLWGRRILFWTAHAPLILSSTDLVYRSSVLNTLARGSRHLDRGADKAPPGSPRIAAWCGVVAAGLLIPGGDPRRAFGEAGLARALETGLSDDGGSVSRSPAMLLDTIQLIATLREVYAARREDLFAPAQDAMARMVPALLGVMHGDRTLSSWQGGGPGTADQIAAIIEASGVRTRPLRQARDWGYQRLAAGSAVLIVDAAPPPVAKMVAGGCASTLAFEFSDGPARIIVNCGGARAALAQVPKDLAEALRTTAAHATLTLSDSNSTAILPDGTLGRGVAEVELSRQESDAASRIEASHDGYVRRWGFVHRRQLMLTGDGRELRGEDALLPQGRKRKSGNTGFAIRFHLGAGVEASATADGLAAILRLPGGALWQFRCRGGTLGIEESLWIDGEGRPVATQQLVVSGEAPAGGANVSWALKRAI; encoded by the coding sequence ATGAACGAGGACCTGCCGCCGAACCTGGCGCCCGATTCGATCCAGGAGGGCCGGCGGTTGATGCGCGTCGGCGGCGACCGCGGGCTGAGCCTTGCCGAGCGATTGTCGGAGCATTTCCACCGGCTGACGTGGCGCACGCCGATCCACGGCATGCGGCTGAAGGGCCGATACCCGCTGAAGCTGATCGCGGTGCCCGACGATCCGATCCTGGGCGACGTGAAGCGCGGGCAGGCGCTGCTGCGCGGCGAGATCGCGTTCCGCGGCGCGGCGCAGCCGATCGACGGATTCGATTTCCGCCGCCGCGACTGGGGCGCGCCCTTCGCCGATTACGTGCACAGCTTCGCCTGGCTGCGCGACCTGTCGACCGTCGCGACGCGCGCGCAAGGATCGCCGATCGCCGAGCATCTGATGGGCCGCTGGCTCGCCGATTATGCCGACAAGGTCGATGCGCTGGCGTGGCGGCCCGATCTGTGGGGGCGGCGCATCCTGTTCTGGACCGCGCACGCGCCGCTGATCCTGTCGTCGACCGACCTCGTCTATCGATCGAGCGTGCTCAACACGCTGGCGCGCGGCAGCCGGCACCTCGACCGCGGCGCGGACAAGGCGCCGCCGGGCAGCCCGCGGATCGCCGCCTGGTGCGGCGTCGTCGCGGCGGGGCTGCTCATCCCCGGCGGCGATCCGCGCCGGGCGTTCGGCGAGGCGGGGCTGGCGCGCGCGCTCGAGACCGGGCTGAGCGACGATGGCGGATCGGTGTCGCGCAGCCCGGCGATGCTGCTCGACACGATCCAGCTGATCGCGACGCTGCGCGAGGTCTATGCCGCGCGGCGCGAGGATTTGTTCGCCCCGGCGCAGGACGCGATGGCGCGGATGGTGCCCGCGCTGCTCGGCGTGATGCACGGCGACCGCACTTTGTCGAGCTGGCAGGGCGGCGGCCCGGGCACCGCGGACCAGATCGCCGCGATCATCGAGGCGAGCGGCGTGCGCACGCGCCCGCTGCGCCAGGCGCGCGACTGGGGGTATCAGCGGCTGGCGGCGGGATCGGCGGTGCTGATCGTCGACGCCGCGCCGCCGCCGGTGGCGAAGATGGTGGCGGGCGGCTGCGCGTCGACATTGGCGTTCGAATTTTCGGACGGGCCGGCGCGGATCATCGTCAATTGCGGCGGCGCGCGCGCGGCGCTCGCGCAGGTCCCCAAGGACCTGGCGGAAGCGCTGCGCACCACCGCGGCGCATGCGACGCTGACCCTATCCGACAGCAATTCGACCGCGATCCTGCCCGACGGTACGCTTGGCCGCGGCGTCGCGGAGGTCGAATTGAGCCGCCAGGAATCGGACGCCGCCAGCCGGATCGAGGCGAGCCACGACGGCTATGTCCGCCGCTGGGGCTTCGTCCATCGCCGCCAGCTGATGCTGACCGGCGACGGGCGCGAATTGCGCGGCGAGGACGCGCTGTTGCCGCAGGGACGCAAGCGCAAGAGCGGCAACACCGGCTTCGCGATCCGTTTCCACCTGGGTGCGGGGGTCGAGGCGTCGGCGACCGCGGACGGGCTGGCGGCGATCCTGCGGCTGCCGGGGGGTGCTTTATGGCAGTTCCGCTGCCGCGGCGGGACGCTCGGCATCGAGGAATCGCTTTGGATCGACGGCGAGGGACGGCCGGTGGCGACGCAGCAGCTGGTGGTGTCGGGCGAGGCGCCCGCAGGCGGCGCGAACGTCAGCTGGGCGCTGAAGCGCGCGATCTGA
- a CDS encoding AsmA family protein yields MNRAGRIAAIVVAILALALLLVALFPWGLLRGVVADRLTKRFGRPVAIGSIARIDTIGFTPTIAVRDVRIPQADWAGTGDFLRLAEARVTFPVWPLLTGTFRPRDIRVTGLSLALVRAKDGRTNWSRPGAAESGGASTDLRGLTVTNATIRYRDAKRDRAATVAFVSDARGLSAHGTGTIRGTPVRLAIAGASVAMARPGPWPFTARIDGPALRMAARGTMDRPLDTDRMTIDLTTRAADLKLVDAVIEAGLFGTQPVALAAHVRHDAPDWTITDLKGTIGRSDIAGRLTVLKRDGRTKLDGAVASHRFDFDDLASDAGRAAARADAARIGPRVVPDTPISLANMDSTDGTIAVRIARVVSGGGDTGVTALAGTLALDHQRLVVAPLAIRLAGGRAAGRAIVDQRGGAAHPTLRLDLAMIGSRLELLAGQGDVAGRIRARARLTGRGDTIRAAIGRADGRIGLVVQDGALPARYAAALGFDAGRALTTDDADRARLRCVVLGLAVAQGRGTVRPLVVDTSLSAMRGTGSIVFPAETIAIRLTGAPKRHSLLRLPGDATLSGTLSAPRLVVPKETKSVGNIFKAIGRAITGHQGPLATDADCGALAGQALR; encoded by the coding sequence ATGAACAGGGCCGGGCGGATCGCCGCCATCGTCGTCGCGATCCTCGCCCTTGCGCTGCTGCTCGTCGCGCTCTTCCCGTGGGGCCTGCTGCGCGGCGTCGTCGCGGATCGATTGACCAAGCGCTTCGGCCGTCCCGTCGCGATCGGCAGCATCGCACGGATCGACACGATCGGCTTCACCCCGACGATCGCGGTGCGCGACGTGCGCATCCCGCAGGCGGACTGGGCGGGGACGGGCGATTTCCTGCGCCTTGCCGAAGCGCGCGTCACCTTTCCGGTCTGGCCGCTGCTAACCGGCACGTTCAGGCCGCGCGACATCCGCGTCACCGGCCTTTCGCTCGCGCTCGTCCGCGCAAAGGACGGCCGCACCAACTGGTCGCGGCCTGGCGCGGCGGAGAGCGGCGGCGCGTCAACCGACCTTCGGGGCCTCACCGTCACAAATGCCACGATCCGCTATCGCGATGCGAAGCGTGACCGTGCCGCCACCGTCGCCTTCGTCTCGGATGCGCGCGGCCTCAGCGCGCATGGTACAGGCACGATCCGCGGCACCCCCGTCCGCCTCGCCATCGCCGGCGCATCGGTGGCGATGGCGCGGCCGGGCCCATGGCCGTTCACCGCGCGGATCGATGGCCCCGCCCTGCGCATGGCGGCGCGCGGCACGATGGACCGCCCACTCGACACCGACCGGATGACGATCGACCTCACCACCCGCGCCGCCGACCTCAAGCTGGTCGATGCGGTGATCGAGGCGGGGTTGTTCGGGACGCAGCCCGTCGCGCTCGCCGCGCACGTCCGCCACGACGCGCCCGACTGGACGATCACTGACCTCAAGGGGACGATCGGCCGCTCCGACATCGCCGGCCGGCTCACCGTGCTGAAACGCGACGGCCGGACGAAGCTGGACGGCGCCGTCGCGTCGCACCGCTTCGATTTCGATGATCTCGCCTCCGACGCCGGCCGGGCGGCGGCGCGCGCCGACGCGGCGCGAATCGGCCCGCGCGTCGTGCCGGACACGCCGATCAGCCTCGCCAACATGGATTCGACCGACGGCACGATCGCGGTGCGCATCGCCCGCGTCGTCAGCGGCGGCGGCGATACCGGCGTCACCGCGCTCGCGGGGACGCTCGCGCTCGACCACCAGCGGCTCGTCGTCGCGCCGCTCGCCATCCGCCTCGCCGGGGGCCGCGCCGCGGGCCGCGCGATCGTCGACCAGCGCGGCGGCGCGGCGCATCCGACGCTGCGCCTCGACCTTGCGATGATCGGCAGCCGGCTCGAACTGCTCGCCGGGCAGGGCGACGTCGCGGGCCGCATTCGCGCGCGCGCCCGGCTGACTGGGCGCGGCGACACGATCCGCGCCGCGATCGGCCGGGCCGATGGCCGTATCGGCCTCGTCGTGCAGGATGGCGCATTGCCCGCCAGATATGCCGCCGCGCTCGGCTTCGACGCCGGCCGCGCGCTGACCACCGACGATGCCGACCGCGCGCGGCTGCGCTGCGTCGTTCTCGGGCTCGCCGTCGCGCAGGGGCGCGGCACCGTCCGGCCGCTGGTCGTCGACACCAGCCTCAGCGCGATGCGCGGCACGGGCAGCATCGTCTTCCCCGCCGAAACCATCGCGATCCGCCTGACCGGCGCGCCCAAGCGCCACAGCCTGCTGCGTCTGCCCGGCGATGCCACCCTGTCGGGCACGCTCAGCGCGCCGCGACTGGTGGTGCCGAAGGAGACGAAGTCGGTGGGCAATATCTTCAAGGCGATCGGCCGCGCGATCACCGGCCATCAAGGCCCGCTCGCCACCGACGCCGACTGCGGCGCGCTGGCCGGGCAGGCGCTGCGATGA